A part of Leptospira yasudae genomic DNA contains:
- a CDS encoding ABC transporter ATP-binding protein, with translation MTTPDLKRIKIANLRKSYQSGKLKTEVLKGLELDIPSSSVITLMGPSGSGKSTFLNILSGIDTPDQGEVIVNGKSLHSMNERELTRYRREDTGIIFQFFHLLPYLNALENVAVPLYISGIGKAQARKTAEEALAKVGLTDRKLHKPDELSGGEQQRVAIARAVCKNPSLILADEPTGNLDTKNAENVIRLLVDLQKQNGFTLFIVTHDQKLGSLGEYRLKMADGILTD, from the coding sequence ATGACAACGCCCGACTTGAAACGAATCAAAATCGCGAATCTTCGCAAGTCCTATCAAAGCGGAAAACTCAAAACGGAAGTTCTCAAAGGATTGGAATTGGACATTCCCAGTTCTTCCGTCATCACCTTGATGGGACCTTCGGGCTCCGGAAAATCAACTTTTTTGAATATACTTTCCGGCATCGATACGCCCGATCAGGGAGAAGTCATCGTCAACGGAAAGTCTCTTCATTCGATGAACGAACGGGAGCTCACGCGTTATCGAAGAGAGGACACGGGAATCATATTCCAATTCTTTCATCTACTTCCCTATTTAAACGCTCTGGAGAACGTCGCCGTTCCCTTATACATCTCCGGCATCGGCAAAGCCCAAGCCCGCAAAACCGCGGAAGAAGCCCTTGCAAAAGTCGGATTGACCGACCGAAAACTCCACAAACCGGACGAACTTTCCGGGGGGGAACAACAAAGGGTAGCGATCGCAAGAGCCGTTTGCAAAAATCCTTCCCTCATTTTGGCGGACGAACCAACGGGAAACTTGGATACGAAAAACGCGGAGAACGTCATTCGTCTTCTCGTGGATTTACAAAAACAAAACGGCTTCACTTTGTTCATCGTCACGCACGATCAAAAACTCGGTTCCCTCGGAGAATACCGTCTGAAAATGGCGGACGGAATTCTTACGGATTGA
- a CDS encoding SpoIID/LytB domain-containing protein, which translates to MTRKLVLLLILSVILLEVGCNTVIIRPWTPPYKSRSVHEVRVLLGKAEGDLQIRGEGIISVYDANDLLIKKGIDIISLDASRLKAPIRFTGENPGLEFKSLKVRGSIHLIPQGQGPALVVNVLPLEEYLYAVVPSEVPYSWPMEALKAQAICARTYAVREILNKKNALYDVEATTNSQVYGGYEKEHPSTTKAVQDTTGVMAVYEETPIQAFFHSNSGGKTETPENVWGGKRIPYLSTVASEFDRAGDNFYWKETISADLINSKFSNLKLGEIQSIQVLSRTASGRVDLMELSGTEGNSRIRGKEFRQALGTPVRSLRFGIQKEGNGYLVKGMGSGHGVGLSQWGSFGMAKENYNYVEILRHYYPGTELARITR; encoded by the coding sequence ATGACCAGAAAACTAGTTTTACTTTTGATTCTTTCCGTCATTCTTTTGGAAGTCGGTTGTAATACCGTCATCATTCGTCCTTGGACTCCGCCCTACAAAAGCCGTTCGGTTCACGAAGTACGGGTTCTTCTCGGCAAGGCAGAAGGCGATCTTCAGATCCGCGGAGAAGGAATCATTTCCGTCTACGACGCGAATGATCTTCTCATTAAAAAAGGAATCGATATCATCTCTCTCGACGCTTCCCGTTTGAAAGCGCCGATTCGTTTTACGGGAGAAAACCCGGGTTTGGAATTCAAATCTCTAAAAGTAAGAGGTTCGATTCATCTGATTCCTCAAGGCCAAGGTCCGGCTCTTGTGGTGAACGTTCTTCCTTTAGAGGAATATTTGTACGCGGTCGTCCCTTCCGAAGTTCCGTACAGCTGGCCGATGGAAGCGTTGAAGGCGCAGGCGATCTGCGCGAGAACGTATGCGGTCCGTGAAATATTAAATAAAAAGAATGCACTCTACGACGTGGAAGCGACCACCAATTCCCAAGTATACGGCGGTTATGAAAAGGAACATCCATCCACGACAAAAGCAGTGCAGGACACGACCGGGGTAATGGCGGTTTACGAAGAAACTCCGATCCAAGCATTCTTTCATTCCAACAGCGGCGGTAAAACCGAAACGCCTGAGAACGTATGGGGCGGCAAAAGAATTCCGTATCTTTCCACGGTCGCATCCGAGTTCGACCGCGCGGGTGATAACTTTTATTGGAAGGAAACGATTTCAGCGGATCTCATCAATTCCAAATTCTCGAACTTAAAACTCGGTGAAATTCAATCGATTCAAGTTCTTTCCAGAACCGCTTCGGGAAGAGTAGATCTCATGGAACTTTCCGGAACCGAAGGAAATTCCAGAATCCGAGGTAAAGAATTCAGACAAGCCCTTGGAACTCCGGTTCGCTCCCTGCGTTTCGGAATTCAGAAAGAAGGAAACGGTTATCTCGTGAAAGGAATGGGTTCCGGTCACGGCGTGGGTTTGAGTCAATGGGGAAGTTTCGGAATGGCGAAAGAGAATTACAACTACGTCGAAATTCTCAGACACTATTATCCGGGAACCGAGCTGGCAAGAATCACCCGTTAA
- the rlmD gene encoding 23S rRNA (uracil(1939)-C(5))-methyltransferase RlmD, with the protein MENDSKPRPQPPTHAASVERIASNLRGILIVEKNKIEVPYSLPGDAYNVTLFKKKRRKPSAKLELISQVPRAVEPRCPVFTRCGGCSAQHIPYEEQFILKTASLAESYRRDFGIEPILLPAKEIYHYRNRMDFAVFPGPIVGQRESGSFRHIVDIDSCFIQSSESNAELQRFRDLISRFPQLPYDRKSDAGFLKYITLRKAKNTSELMTILTFVEEFQNTQEEQEFSEACLETLRADHILFCYNRRKGEVSAIGEVKVLRGRESYLELVSEKEFRVPFDSFFQPNPNGFQPILDFIREEIPSSSEHLIDLFCGSGFFSRIFADRFKKITGIDSIESSLEIARKQMSSDFPNVEFSYLREDLFAKKASPGLDALFQTQEKNFLIADPPRAGLGEFVIEALRNSKIASFLYVSCNPTSQKEDLWKLKDTFQIRKILITDPYPQTPHLESAALLTSRTA; encoded by the coding sequence ATGGAAAACGATTCAAAGCCGCGGCCGCAACCCCCGACTCATGCCGCTTCCGTAGAAAGAATCGCTTCCAATCTTCGCGGAATTCTAATCGTAGAAAAAAACAAAATCGAAGTTCCCTATTCTCTTCCCGGCGACGCATACAACGTAACGCTTTTTAAAAAGAAACGGCGCAAACCGTCCGCCAAACTCGAATTGATCTCCCAGGTTCCGAGAGCCGTAGAACCGCGTTGTCCCGTTTTTACTCGTTGCGGAGGATGTTCCGCACAGCACATTCCTTATGAAGAACAATTCATTCTCAAAACGGCGAGTTTAGCGGAAAGTTATCGGCGCGATTTCGGAATCGAACCGATTCTTCTTCCCGCGAAAGAAATCTATCATTACAGAAATCGAATGGACTTTGCGGTGTTTCCGGGTCCGATCGTAGGTCAGAGAGAATCCGGTTCTTTTCGTCATATCGTGGACATCGATTCCTGTTTTATACAAAGCTCCGAATCCAACGCGGAACTCCAAAGATTTCGCGATTTGATTTCCCGATTTCCGCAACTGCCGTATGACAGAAAATCGGATGCAGGATTTCTAAAATACATAACTCTTCGAAAAGCGAAGAACACTTCCGAGCTGATGACGATTCTTACGTTCGTGGAAGAATTTCAAAATACGCAAGAGGAACAAGAATTCTCCGAAGCTTGTCTCGAAACGTTACGTGCCGATCACATTCTCTTTTGCTACAACCGCAGAAAGGGAGAGGTTTCGGCGATCGGAGAAGTAAAGGTTCTCCGCGGCAGGGAATCCTATTTGGAACTCGTTTCCGAAAAAGAATTCAGGGTTCCGTTCGATTCTTTCTTTCAACCGAATCCGAACGGTTTCCAACCGATTTTGGATTTTATCCGCGAAGAAATTCCATCCTCGTCCGAACATCTCATCGATCTATTTTGCGGCTCCGGTTTTTTCAGCAGGATCTTTGCGGATCGATTTAAGAAGATCACCGGAATCGATTCGATCGAAAGTTCTCTGGAAATTGCACGCAAACAAATGTCCTCCGATTTTCCGAATGTGGAGTTTTCCTATCTCCGTGAGGACTTATTCGCAAAAAAAGCTTCTCCCGGCTTGGACGCTCTCTTCCAAACGCAAGAAAAGAATTTTCTGATCGCAGATCCTCCGCGAGCCGGTCTGGGCGAATTCGTAATCGAGGCTTTACGAAATTCTAAGATTGCTTCGTTTCTGTATGTTTCGTGCAATCCCACCTCTCAAAAAGAGGATCTTTGGAAATTAAAAGATACGTTTCAGATTCGAAAAATTCTCATCACGGACCCGTATCCGCAGACTCCGCATCTCGAATCCGCCGCGCTTCTTACTTCCAGAACGGCATAA
- a CDS encoding ABC transporter ATP-binding protein has protein sequence MITVKNLKKNFIISKRKPGFLGALGSLFYSNPETIHAVNDISFSIQPGEFIGYIGPNGAGKSTTIKLLTGVLTPDSGSISIFGLDPSKDRRENSKQIGVVFGQKTQLWWDLPVGESFDLLRSIYKIDSKDYKKRMEMFRDLLGLDEFFHQQVRKLSLGQRMKAEIGASLLHFPKVLFLDEPTIGLDVLVKERVREFIRTINREEKVTILLTTHDVQDIETLAKRIVLIDHGKIHFDGDLDSFRNLGGTDNVVEIGYKGNGTLKLPSEFHSIQNGNPNSIQVTVKEGESLNRLLSFLGESGFEILEVKHKKPDLAAVIKQMYGERKA, from the coding sequence TTGATCACAGTTAAAAACCTCAAAAAGAATTTTATCATATCGAAACGAAAGCCGGGATTCCTCGGAGCCCTCGGATCGTTATTTTATTCCAATCCGGAAACCATTCATGCCGTGAATGATATCTCTTTTTCGATTCAACCGGGAGAATTTATCGGTTATATCGGCCCGAACGGGGCGGGGAAGTCCACGACCATTAAATTATTGACTGGCGTGTTGACCCCGGATTCCGGATCGATCTCGATTTTCGGTTTGGATCCTTCCAAGGACCGAAGAGAAAATTCCAAACAGATCGGAGTTGTTTTCGGACAAAAGACTCAGCTTTGGTGGGATCTTCCCGTGGGAGAATCCTTCGATCTGCTTCGGTCCATCTACAAAATCGACTCCAAAGATTATAAAAAACGAATGGAGATGTTTCGCGATCTTTTAGGACTCGACGAATTCTTTCATCAGCAGGTCCGCAAATTGAGTTTGGGACAAAGAATGAAGGCGGAGATCGGCGCAAGTCTGCTGCATTTCCCGAAAGTGTTGTTTTTGGACGAACCCACGATCGGCTTGGACGTTCTTGTAAAGGAACGCGTTCGGGAATTTATCCGTACGATCAATCGAGAAGAGAAGGTTACGATTCTGTTGACGACACACGACGTTCAGGACATCGAAACGCTCGCGAAACGAATCGTGCTGATCGATCACGGAAAGATTCATTTCGACGGAGATCTGGATTCGTTTCGCAATTTAGGAGGAACGGATAACGTAGTCGAAATAGGATATAAGGGAAACGGGACATTGAAACTTCCTTCCGAATTTCACTCGATCCAAAACGGGAACCCGAATTCGATTCAAGTTACCGTAAAGGAAGGAGAATCGTTAAACCGACTTCTATCGTTTTTGGGAGAATCCGGTTTCGAAATCCTGGAAGTAAAACATAAGAAACCGGATCTCGCGGCGGTCATCAAACAGATGTACGGCGAAAGGAAAGCCTGA
- a CDS encoding ABC transporter permease — protein sequence MLYLKVISKAFQRSATYRLEYFTGVLNAVLYLAILTSVWQSVASNEFGAGRDRNSLVLYAVLSTLIKVSFGRQDGLISSKIKNGTILFDLLKPIRFPLIVFADTIGVSLYHLFSRALPLLLLAYFVLDLSFVPDPNAFLLFAVVYILAFLIFFLIGFMISSLSFYFTEIFSFFLLYFALITLFSGAVIPLDLFPEFLRNISSWLPFPYMYYYPTQILTSGEYGMSFSELMFRYCLMIGTLTALSSAVYLSGLKRLELAGG from the coding sequence ATGCTGTATTTAAAGGTCATCTCCAAGGCGTTCCAAAGATCGGCCACGTATCGTCTCGAATACTTTACAGGAGTTTTGAACGCGGTGCTGTATCTTGCGATTCTCACTTCCGTTTGGCAATCGGTTGCGTCGAATGAATTCGGCGCAGGAAGGGACCGGAATTCTCTCGTGCTGTACGCGGTTCTTTCCACTCTGATCAAGGTTTCTTTCGGAAGACAGGACGGACTTATCTCTTCTAAGATCAAGAACGGAACGATTCTTTTTGATCTCTTAAAGCCGATCCGATTTCCGTTGATCGTTTTTGCGGATACGATTGGAGTCAGTTTGTATCATTTGTTTTCGAGGGCGCTTCCTTTGCTGCTGCTTGCCTATTTCGTTTTGGATCTCAGCTTTGTTCCCGATCCGAACGCATTCTTACTCTTTGCCGTCGTTTATATCCTTGCGTTTCTGATTTTCTTTTTGATCGGATTTATGATCTCGTCCCTTTCGTTCTATTTTACGGAGATCTTCTCCTTCTTTCTTTTGTATTTTGCGTTGATTACTTTGTTTTCGGGAGCGGTGATTCCTTTGGATCTCTTTCCTGAATTCTTGAGGAACATTTCTTCCTGGCTGCCGTTTCCATATATGTATTATTACCCGACTCAGATCTTAACTTCGGGAGAATACGGAATGTCCTTTTCGGAACTGATGTTTCGTTATTGTCTGATGATCGGAACGTTAACCGCTCTTTCCTCCGCGGTTTATCTTTCCGGTTTGAAGCGTCTGGAGCTAGCGGGAGGTTAG
- a CDS encoding ABC transporter permease, whose product MSISSIKTYFKLALSSIQSHMEYKASFWIYLVTLLVYYSAQAGTIFILLSRFSSIGGWSRGEIAFLYSLLIFAQGIVASVFSGMVEFGSLVRDGSYDRYLLRPLSPIGQVLMNHFDITGLLHLVLGIVTFLVANQFTNIEWTFWKVCMLFLSVFGSAMILAGIRIAIASIAFYAVQNYSLVHLFIFSSREFMMYPMNIYNVSIRILLTFLLPLGFVNFYPAHYFLAKNSESLFHPFFIYLNFPVGFLLFFGSLFIWKKGQRRYESTGT is encoded by the coding sequence ATGTCTATCTCATCGATCAAAACATATTTCAAACTCGCGCTTTCCTCCATTCAATCGCACATGGAATATAAGGCGAGTTTTTGGATTTATCTTGTAACATTACTCGTATATTATTCCGCGCAGGCGGGAACGATTTTCATACTTCTTTCCCGATTTTCCTCGATCGGCGGATGGAGTCGGGGAGAAATCGCGTTTTTATACAGCTTACTTATCTTCGCGCAGGGAATCGTAGCCTCGGTTTTTTCGGGAATGGTCGAGTTCGGTTCCTTGGTGAGGGACGGAAGTTATGATCGTTATCTTTTACGCCCTCTTTCTCCGATCGGTCAGGTGCTGATGAATCACTTCGACATCACGGGGCTTTTGCACCTCGTGTTGGGAATCGTCACCTTCCTGGTCGCAAATCAGTTTACGAATATTGAATGGACTTTTTGGAAGGTCTGTATGCTGTTTCTTTCCGTATTCGGGAGCGCGATGATTTTGGCGGGAATTCGGATCGCGATCGCGTCGATCGCGTTTTATGCGGTCCAGAATTATTCTCTGGTGCATCTATTCATATTTTCGAGCAGAGAGTTTATGATGTATCCGATGAATATCTACAACGTTTCGATTCGGATCCTTCTTACCTTTTTATTGCCTCTCGGTTTCGTGAACTTTTATCCGGCTCACTATTTTTTAGCGAAGAATTCCGAATCTCTATTTCATCCTTTCTTTATATACTTGAATTTTCCCGTGGGCTTCCTGTTGTTCTTCGGATCTTTGTTTATCTGGAAGAAGGGACAACGTCGTTACGAATCCACCGGAACTTGA
- a CDS encoding alpha/beta hydrolase, which produces MKNFKFPRRSFFKTIPFSVLLFLSCSSLFYQPTQERYWNPDAFGFSYKEEDFHTMDGETLKLWRISPKHEKPKGVILQFHGNGENRTSHFISLVWLVNQGYQLVTFDYRGYLDSTGSAEREKIHEDSVALIRKELEFSKLRNLPLIVYGQSLGGAIAARAVSEIENKSGILLLVLDGSFASYRQAFRGVLKNIFFTPIDLIFGIFMNDDLSPGETIHRISPVPILIVHGTADPIVQYENGLELFRLAKDPKWFWEVRGGGHVDWMALGNSRESKNFLIFLDSFVRNFNP; this is translated from the coding sequence ATGAAGAATTTCAAGTTTCCGCGGCGTTCTTTTTTTAAAACGATTCCGTTTTCCGTTCTTCTTTTCCTTTCCTGTTCCTCCTTGTTTTATCAACCCACGCAGGAACGATACTGGAATCCGGACGCATTCGGTTTTTCTTATAAAGAAGAGGACTTTCATACGATGGACGGAGAAACTCTCAAGCTCTGGAGGATCAGTCCGAAACACGAAAAACCGAAAGGCGTCATTCTTCAATTTCACGGAAACGGAGAGAATCGAACGAGTCACTTTATCAGTCTCGTCTGGCTCGTAAACCAAGGGTATCAACTCGTTACCTTCGATTACAGAGGATATTTGGATTCCACAGGATCGGCGGAGCGCGAAAAAATCCACGAGGATTCGGTCGCTCTGATTCGAAAAGAATTAGAATTTTCTAAATTACGGAATCTTCCTCTCATCGTTTACGGGCAAAGTTTGGGAGGCGCGATCGCGGCTCGGGCCGTATCCGAAATCGAAAACAAATCCGGAATTCTTCTTTTAGTTTTGGACGGAAGTTTTGCAAGTTACCGTCAGGCGTTTCGAGGAGTTCTTAAAAACATATTCTTCACTCCGATCGATTTAATTTTCGGAATCTTTATGAACGACGACTTAAGTCCCGGGGAGACAATTCATAGAATTTCGCCCGTTCCCATCTTGATCGTCCATGGAACGGCCGATCCGATCGTTCAATACGAAAACGGCTTGGAATTGTTTCGACTTGCGAAAGACCCGAAATGGTTTTGGGAAGTCCGGGGCGGCGGTCACGTGGATTGGATGGCATTGGGAAACTCGAGAGAATCTAAGAATTTTCTAATATTCTTGGATTCTTTCGTTCGGAATTTCAATCCGTAG
- a CDS encoding DUF4105 domain-containing protein, translating into MSPVLFSQESGTATQARQETIDSYIQNAETKKLHSERYWLLLLHYRKSIFGNEKSEVDGQDFFLSTNGKWNSKDELTETIRGFFRTPTPEEVEEKVLHPMCKYPERFRWLDSHLHFDKNILPPLPCTRFNNWITALNPTSIQVIFASFYLNNPASLFGHNLLKIGSKNPNRSEILDYAVNFAANHSPEDGSLTYAARGLFGGYPGAFSIFPYYFKINEYNDMESRDLWEYELEIGESDARRVVSHVWELGATYFDYYFLDENCSYHLLSLLEIARSDLRLREEFNLYTIPSDTVKLILEKEGFIRKKSHRPSLSSKMEQKIRELSPEERTRFYDYISSKISLKDLLNEFEGERLSRIFDAALDAKRFQKTLEKQSLDQEQEYKNLLIERSRLPFPPLPNQPPVSAPPEEGHGSGRIKLNRGASALGGYTDLSVRAAYHDFMNYDKGFVPFSTVEYFSMNLRQYDLQKNPHLEESSLIKVLSLAPVTPIQTPFSFLIDVGSDSSMIRSAYSPRNQIVFLPFLSDPTSLSVLHSVYEDKKEKRETATRVANFNTDATLGYSFSNADRENSFSWVVSFQAGGKARGNGYYREGLLVAPQIAFFGAVAYQKWKFGLTAQYFAFSIYGYLDDFKVAPMFAYALSQNWEIRLEGKLQRYYEEFQVSAAFFF; encoded by the coding sequence ATTTCTCCGGTTCTTTTTTCGCAGGAATCTGGAACCGCAACGCAGGCTCGACAAGAAACGATCGATTCTTATATTCAAAACGCGGAAACAAAAAAACTTCATTCCGAACGGTATTGGCTCCTGTTGCTGCATTACCGCAAATCGATCTTCGGAAACGAAAAAAGCGAGGTCGACGGACAAGATTTTTTTCTTTCAACCAACGGCAAATGGAACTCGAAAGATGAACTCACGGAAACCATTCGAGGATTTTTTAGAACACCGACACCGGAGGAAGTCGAAGAAAAAGTCTTACACCCTATGTGCAAATATCCGGAACGGTTTCGATGGCTGGATTCTCATTTGCATTTCGACAAAAACATACTCCCGCCTCTTCCCTGCACTCGATTCAACAACTGGATTACCGCGTTGAATCCTACGTCGATTCAGGTAATCTTCGCGTCCTTTTACTTAAACAATCCCGCGTCCTTATTCGGGCACAATCTCCTCAAAATCGGAAGTAAGAATCCCAATCGATCGGAAATCTTGGATTACGCGGTCAATTTTGCCGCGAATCATTCGCCGGAGGACGGAAGTCTTACGTATGCGGCCCGCGGACTTTTCGGCGGATATCCCGGCGCATTCAGCATCTTTCCCTATTACTTTAAAATAAATGAATATAATGATATGGAAAGCAGGGATCTTTGGGAATATGAACTTGAAATCGGGGAATCGGACGCAAGAAGAGTCGTGTCCCATGTATGGGAGTTAGGCGCTACCTACTTTGATTATTACTTTCTGGATGAGAATTGTTCGTATCACCTTCTTTCCTTATTGGAAATCGCAAGAAGCGATCTGCGCCTCCGAGAAGAATTCAATCTCTATACGATCCCTTCCGATACTGTGAAGTTGATTCTCGAAAAGGAAGGTTTTATCCGGAAGAAAAGCCACAGACCTTCTCTTTCATCCAAGATGGAACAGAAAATCCGGGAACTTTCCCCCGAGGAAAGGACGCGATTTTACGATTATATCTCTTCCAAAATTTCCCTCAAAGATTTGTTAAACGAATTCGAAGGAGAAAGATTATCGCGGATCTTCGACGCGGCTTTGGACGCAAAACGATTCCAAAAGACGTTGGAAAAACAGAGCCTCGACCAAGAACAGGAATATAAGAATCTACTGATAGAACGTAGCCGCCTCCCGTTTCCTCCGCTCCCGAATCAACCGCCCGTCTCCGCTCCTCCCGAGGAAGGACATGGAAGCGGAAGAATCAAACTCAACCGCGGCGCATCCGCGTTAGGCGGCTATACCGATCTTTCGGTCCGGGCCGCATATCACGATTTCATGAACTACGATAAGGGATTTGTTCCTTTTTCCACGGTCGAATATTTTTCGATGAATCTGAGACAATACGACCTACAAAAAAATCCGCACTTAGAAGAATCCAGTTTAATCAAAGTTCTTTCCTTAGCTCCGGTAACACCCATTCAAACGCCGTTTTCTTTTTTGATCGACGTGGGAAGCGATTCGTCCATGATCCGATCCGCATATTCGCCGAGAAATCAGATCGTGTTTCTCCCTTTCTTATCGGACCCGACGTCTTTGAGCGTTCTCCATTCCGTATACGAAGACAAAAAAGAAAAACGGGAAACAGCAACCCGAGTTGCAAACTTCAACACGGACGCTACCCTCGGTTATTCCTTTTCGAACGCGGATCGGGAAAATTCGTTCTCTTGGGTCGTATCGTTTCAAGCGGGAGGAAAGGCAAGAGGGAACGGCTATTACCGCGAAGGACTTTTGGTCGCGCCTCAGATCGCGTTTTTCGGAGCGGTCGCTTATCAAAAGTGGAAGTTCGGTTTAACGGCGCAGTATTTCGCGTTCTCGATCTACGGTTACTTGGACGACTTCAAAGTCGCACCGATGTTCGCTTATGCACTCTCCCAAAACTGGGAAATTCGATTGGAAGGAAAATTACAAAGATATTATGAAGAATTTCAAGTTTCCGCGGCGTTCTTTTTTTAA
- a CDS encoding DUF3015 family protein codes for MKSNQKIILILLAILSLSFAKKVEAYGAAGCGLGSVVITENKVVHQVIAATVNGLFSGNQLFGITTGTLNCKTDGVTQKEKEREIFVHLNYDSLMLESAQGKGEKLEAFASLMECKDTKALLDLTKKNHSSLFANADPSDFLVKIKLEMSKDTILSKSCKI; via the coding sequence ATGAAATCGAATCAGAAAATCATATTAATTCTTCTTGCCATCCTTTCCCTTTCCTTTGCAAAAAAGGTGGAAGCGTACGGAGCCGCCGGATGCGGGTTAGGATCGGTCGTCATCACCGAAAATAAGGTGGTTCACCAAGTGATCGCGGCGACGGTAAACGGATTATTCTCTGGAAATCAACTTTTCGGAATCACCACCGGAACCTTAAACTGCAAAACCGACGGAGTAACCCAAAAGGAAAAAGAACGGGAAATCTTCGTTCACTTAAATTACGATTCTTTAATGTTAGAATCGGCTCAGGGTAAAGGAGAAAAATTGGAAGCATTCGCCTCTCTAATGGAATGCAAGGATACAAAGGCGCTCCTGGATCTTACAAAAAAGAACCATTCTTCCTTGTTTGCGAACGCGGACCCTTCCGATTTTCTCGTTAAAATCAAATTAGAAATGAGCAAGGATACGATCTTATCCAAAAGCTGTAAAATCTAA
- a CDS encoding DUF3015 family protein: MKKRISWTLLALSCAALLSPLSAKDYHVAGCGLGSLIFKENKMLHQILALTTNVTGFQTIGITIGTSNCKTDGLVKTEKVQEVFVAVNYSSLEQEMVSGKGEKLDALSLLLGCPSEMNERFSTLAQNRYSKLFVPNGTPATLLDGVKNEIRQDEVLASACKI, translated from the coding sequence GTGAAAAAAAGAATCTCCTGGACCCTTCTAGCACTATCTTGCGCTGCTTTGCTGAGTCCGCTCTCAGCCAAAGATTATCACGTTGCAGGCTGCGGATTAGGTTCCTTAATTTTTAAAGAGAATAAAATGTTACACCAGATTCTCGCGTTGACTACGAACGTAACCGGCTTTCAAACGATCGGCATTACGATCGGAACTTCCAATTGTAAAACCGACGGACTTGTGAAAACCGAAAAAGTTCAAGAAGTTTTCGTAGCGGTCAATTATTCTTCCTTGGAACAGGAAATGGTAAGCGGGAAAGGAGAGAAGTTAGACGCTCTTTCCTTGCTCCTCGGTTGCCCGTCCGAGATGAACGAAAGATTTTCAACGCTCGCACAGAATCGTTATTCGAAGTTATTCGTTCCGAACGGAACTCCTGCAACCCTTCTTGACGGAGTCAAAAACGAAATTCGACAAGACGAAGTGTTGGCTTCGGCTTGCAAAATCTAA
- a CDS encoding TRL domain-containing protein, with amino-acid sequence MKRILNIQKTAILSCLVFAASFTGCISTSEPAAVFSYNTQHLLSKTNGNMISSAKILKKGESCAYAISLFYYSTTYRGPKNSVADIAKEFNIEKIAVVDYSSFSFLGPVFYKNCIVVWGE; translated from the coding sequence ATGAAACGGATTTTGAATATTCAAAAAACAGCGATTCTTTCCTGTCTCGTTTTCGCCGCCTCTTTCACGGGTTGTATTTCCACTTCGGAACCGGCTGCGGTCTTTTCATACAACACGCAGCACCTTCTCTCCAAAACGAACGGAAACATGATCTCCTCGGCCAAAATTTTGAAAAAGGGAGAAAGCTGCGCCTATGCGATTTCCCTTTTTTATTACAGCACAACGTATCGAGGACCGAAAAACAGCGTCGCCGACATCGCGAAAGAATTCAACATCGAGAAGATCGCCGTCGTAGATTATTCTTCCTTCAGTTTTTTGGGACCGGTCTTTTACAAAAACTGCATCGTCGTCTGGGGTGAATGA
- a CDS encoding TRL-like family protein, translating to MKTIVRILFCLFLSSVFVQCASGPVGGLLFTHNLYPGEINPTNEVRQDATAEGCIHNILGVFSFGDAGAGSVAKKNGIQRIAIVDYSVLHILAFVYRNHCVIVTGEKE from the coding sequence ATGAAAACGATCGTAAGAATTCTTTTCTGTCTTTTCCTTTCCTCCGTTTTCGTTCAATGCGCTTCCGGACCCGTGGGCGGCTTGTTATTCACGCACAACTTATATCCGGGAGAAATCAATCCGACGAATGAAGTGCGACAAGACGCAACTGCGGAAGGTTGTATTCACAACATTCTCGGCGTGTTCAGTTTCGGAGATGCAGGCGCCGGTTCGGTCGCCAAAAAGAACGGAATCCAAAGAATCGCGATCGTTGATTACAGCGTTCTTCACATTCTCGCGTTCGTTTACAGAAACCACTGCGTGATCGTAACGGGAGAAAAAGAATGA